A window of Pseudomonas mucidolens contains these coding sequences:
- a CDS encoding lipoprotein UxpA, giving the protein MMVSMVRRDVLGWMTLGACAPWLAGCSSLGAAAGPSDSQPVDLLYIADTLDARQPGRPVVPATRLGPATRIGQAPWITGANARFRQVDGSHLDGLLDFTLSDTVQTGGYAVLGAVLQRLRDAAGEDNSLTLENGQCWNGSGLAYLTRGLSGVQGSQILGSEVRVSSDERVLWPEQCQGLYQQFGHPVLGAGLAGDSAQRLATPGMSVFRRGGVRIAVVGITDPYARDQKASLKQWLHSLQPVLTQARAEADLVVALADVGTGPGFWLAERMSQVDLVLCARGQDLWPQPVEILQSSGKRVPVVLGGTRASGAFRIRCQAQAGHWRFDARFYPAQSVALDAAGQAHAQGLQQPLQQQRAAHAGWLDQPLARAPENLWRRDVRAGSWDRLLHQALAREPESAVLLPGLRYDSPLARGQMITREHLISLSASYPAPVVDVPAQQVRQVLENAAEQLFGEPLLLDNSQDLPRWLGQPWQVTYSPGGKRVGEFAEPVGTCRTFSLGFDANAGQPLWQHVESWLREQPTDWQLPPLQLPEVRYVQGHPGWHPRSLVS; this is encoded by the coding sequence ATAATGGTTTCAATGGTGCGGCGCGATGTACTCGGATGGATGACGCTGGGCGCCTGCGCGCCCTGGCTTGCCGGCTGCTCCAGTCTGGGCGCGGCGGCGGGGCCAAGTGACAGCCAGCCGGTGGATCTGTTGTATATCGCCGACACTCTCGATGCGCGCCAGCCGGGTCGCCCGGTGGTGCCTGCCACACGCCTGGGACCGGCCACACGGATCGGCCAGGCGCCTTGGATCACCGGGGCCAATGCACGTTTTCGTCAAGTCGATGGCAGCCACTTGGATGGTTTGCTCGATTTCACCCTGAGTGACACCGTGCAAACCGGCGGCTACGCGGTGCTCGGTGCGGTGCTGCAACGTTTGCGTGATGCGGCAGGCGAGGACAACAGTCTGACCCTGGAAAACGGCCAATGCTGGAACGGCAGCGGCTTGGCGTACCTGACCCGAGGTCTGTCCGGGGTTCAGGGCAGTCAGATACTGGGCAGCGAAGTGCGGGTCAGCAGCGATGAACGCGTGCTCTGGCCGGAACAATGTCAGGGCCTGTACCAGCAGTTCGGGCATCCGGTGCTCGGCGCCGGGTTGGCCGGCGACAGCGCGCAACGCCTGGCCACTCCTGGCATGAGCGTGTTCCGTCGCGGCGGTGTGCGCATCGCGGTGGTCGGTATTACCGACCCTTATGCGCGGGATCAAAAAGCTTCCTTGAAACAATGGCTGCACAGTCTGCAGCCGGTGCTGACTCAAGCTCGGGCCGAAGCCGACCTGGTGGTGGCCCTCGCAGACGTCGGTACGGGCCCTGGATTCTGGCTGGCCGAGCGCATGAGCCAGGTCGACCTGGTGCTCTGCGCGCGCGGCCAGGACCTGTGGCCGCAACCGGTCGAAATCCTGCAAAGTTCGGGGAAGCGGGTACCGGTGGTGCTGGGCGGGACCCGGGCCAGCGGCGCGTTTCGCATCCGCTGCCAGGCGCAAGCCGGGCATTGGCGTTTTGATGCACGTTTTTATCCGGCCCAGAGCGTTGCCTTGGACGCTGCCGGCCAAGCCCATGCCCAGGGTCTGCAACAACCCTTGCAACAACAACGTGCGGCCCATGCGGGCTGGTTGGATCAACCCTTGGCCCGCGCCCCGGAAAACCTCTGGCGCCGCGATGTGCGCGCCGGCAGTTGGGACCGCTTGTTGCACCAGGCCCTGGCCCGGGAGCCCGAAAGCGCGGTGCTGCTGCCCGGCTTGCGCTACGACAGTCCGTTGGCGCGCGGCCAGATGATTACCCGCGAACACTTGATCAGCCTGAGCGCCAGCTACCCGGCGCCGGTGGTTGACGTACCCGCGCAGCAAGTGCGCCAGGTGCTGGAGAACGCCGCCGAGCAATTGTTCGGTGAACCGTTGCTGCTGGATAACAGCCAGGACTTGCCGCGCTGGCTCGGCCAGCCTTGGCAAGTCACGTATAGCCCGGGTGGCAAGCGGGTCGGTGAGTTTGCCGAACCGGTCGGCACGTGTCGCACCTTTAGTCTGGGCTTTGACGCGAATGCCGGGCAGCCGCTGTGGCAGCACGTGGAAAGTTGGTTGCGCGAGCAGCCGACAGACTGGCAACTGCCGCCGTTGCAATTGCCCGAGGTGCGCTACGTACAGGGGCATCCTGGATGGCATCCACGGAGCCTGGTCAGTTGA
- a CDS encoding PhoX family protein, producing the protein MSRETGDNQNRNLSLNEPMESVLTTYLSRRSVVRGGLGAAIAMIAGTGLTGCFDSGGGSDDPAPTTPPKPALKLGFNSIPGSLTDACSVAAGYTAHVLAPWGTPLNSNAAAWKSDGSNTSTDQANAVGMHHDGMHFFPINGSSTDGLLAINHEYIDASALHPAGPTLVGGVRPAEEVRKEINAHGAGVMRVTKVSGRWQVIENDPLNRRFTTASVMDLAGPMKGTDHVKTKFSSTGTQTRGTNNNCGNGYTPWGTYLTCEENWPGIFVNKSGNRPADQVRIGVGTGNGNYRWETAAGDPSEVNDEFSRFDVTPTGATATDDYRNEASTYGYIVEIDPYDATTRAVKRTALGRFRHEGCWPGLTSAGKPVVFYSGDDSQNEYLYKFVSTALWDPADANPSDRLATGAKYMDSGKLYVARFNADGSGDWLLLDVASSTTDGSTLGAKFTDLPGIILNTRGAADAVGATPMDRPEWTSVNPLTGDVYLTLTNNTSRTTANAANPRVNNKHGHIIRWHEADSQAAFTWDIFVFGANAAGTPDLNRSGLTELNQFASPDGMSFDSRGVMWIQTDNGESTITSYTNDQMLVVIPTNLVDAQGKQVPVNAQNQADLRRFFVGPNGAEVTGVTFTPDNKTVFINIQHPENWPSTDVATDVTVGTVRPRASTVVIQRTDGGELAIG; encoded by the coding sequence ATGAGTCGAGAGACTGGCGACAACCAGAATCGCAACCTGAGCCTCAACGAACCGATGGAATCGGTACTCACCACCTACCTGAGCCGACGCAGTGTGGTACGTGGCGGGCTCGGCGCCGCGATCGCCATGATTGCCGGTACCGGACTGACGGGCTGCTTTGACAGCGGCGGCGGTTCAGACGACCCCGCTCCGACTACTCCGCCCAAGCCTGCGCTGAAACTGGGCTTCAACTCCATCCCCGGTTCTCTCACCGACGCCTGCAGCGTAGCGGCCGGCTATACCGCTCACGTCCTGGCACCTTGGGGCACGCCGCTGAACAGCAACGCCGCCGCCTGGAAAAGCGACGGCAGCAACACGTCGACCGATCAGGCCAACGCGGTGGGCATGCACCATGACGGCATGCATTTCTTCCCGATCAATGGCAGCTCAACGGATGGCCTGCTCGCGATCAACCACGAATACATCGACGCGTCGGCACTGCACCCGGCGGGCCCGACCCTGGTCGGCGGCGTTCGTCCGGCCGAGGAAGTGCGCAAGGAAATCAACGCCCACGGCGCTGGCGTGATGCGCGTGACCAAAGTCAGCGGTCGCTGGCAGGTGATCGAAAATGATCCGTTGAATCGCCGCTTCACCACCGCCTCGGTCATGGACCTCGCGGGGCCGATGAAAGGCACCGATCACGTCAAGACCAAGTTCTCGTCGACCGGCACCCAGACCCGCGGCACCAACAACAACTGCGGCAATGGCTATACACCGTGGGGCACTTACCTCACCTGCGAGGAAAACTGGCCAGGGATTTTCGTCAATAAAAGCGGGAACCGCCCAGCAGACCAAGTACGCATCGGTGTAGGCACCGGCAACGGCAACTATCGCTGGGAGACTGCCGCTGGCGACCCGAGCGAAGTGAACGACGAATTCAGCCGTTTCGACGTGACACCCACCGGCGCCACGGCGACTGACGACTACCGTAACGAAGCCAGCACCTATGGCTATATCGTCGAGATCGACCCCTACGACGCCACGACCCGCGCAGTAAAACGCACCGCGCTTGGTCGTTTCCGCCACGAAGGCTGCTGGCCAGGCCTGACCTCCGCCGGCAAGCCGGTGGTGTTCTACAGCGGTGACGACTCGCAAAACGAATACCTGTACAAGTTCGTCTCCACCGCACTGTGGGACCCGGCCGACGCCAATCCAAGCGATCGCCTGGCGACCGGCGCCAAGTACATGGACAGCGGCAAGCTCTACGTAGCGCGCTTCAATGCCGACGGCAGTGGCGATTGGCTGTTGCTCGACGTAGCCAGCAGCACCACCGACGGCAGTACCCTGGGTGCGAAGTTCACCGACCTGCCGGGAATCATCCTCAACACCCGTGGCGCGGCCGACGCCGTGGGCGCCACGCCGATGGACCGCCCGGAATGGACATCGGTCAATCCACTCACTGGCGACGTCTACCTGACGCTCACCAACAACACCAGCCGGACCACCGCCAACGCCGCCAACCCGCGCGTCAACAACAAGCACGGTCACATCATTCGTTGGCATGAAGCCGACAGCCAGGCGGCTTTCACCTGGGACATCTTCGTCTTTGGCGCCAACGCCGCCGGCACTCCCGACCTCAACCGCTCCGGCCTGACCGAGCTGAACCAGTTCGCCAGCCCGGACGGCATGAGCTTCGACAGCCGTGGTGTGATGTGGATCCAGACTGACAATGGCGAATCGACCATCACCAGCTACACCAACGACCAGATGCTGGTGGTAATTCCCACCAATCTGGTCGATGCCCAAGGCAAGCAGGTGCCGGTCAACGCTCAGAACCAGGCCGATCTGCGACGCTTTTTCGTCGGGCCAAACGGTGCGGAAGTGACCGGCGTGACCTTTACACCGGACAACAAGACGGTGTTCATCAATATCCAGCACCCGGAGAACTGGCCGTCCACCGACGTGGCCACCGACGTCACCGTCGGTACCGTGCGCCCGCGCGCTTCCACCGTGGTGATCCAGCGCACCGATGGTGGTGAACTGGCGATCGGCTAA
- the gspK gene encoding type II secretion system minor pseudopilin GspK: MFRKRQQGAALLMVLVALAMLAGGMAWMVEQGRQEVDSVRLVQQRVQARAIERAALAFTEQALRDPLWRASPLFWQAMRGQPLSYDFKGGKAIIRIRDLHSCFNVNALIGPEAERAQRQLVHLLGADMAAERLTQTLADWLDADQQTRLQGAESNEYLRQSPPRLAANQLMRDISELNLLSAPDAVRALRYPQLCSLAETSGWRLNANALSLDMLPLLDALYEGEVSRSLLTRLVSARPAGGYRDASDLRQALGALDDATFERLSEGLQLNGDHFLLQLDIDLDGQRFRSQYQVEALGVVKWHARVPAQGMLLRSREPLPL, encoded by the coding sequence ATGTTCAGAAAGCGACAGCAAGGGGCGGCATTGTTGATGGTTCTGGTGGCTCTGGCGATGCTGGCGGGCGGCATGGCCTGGATGGTCGAACAAGGACGCCAGGAGGTCGACAGCGTGCGTTTGGTCCAGCAGCGGGTGCAGGCGCGGGCGATCGAGCGGGCGGCGCTGGCCTTTACCGAACAGGCGCTGCGCGATCCGTTGTGGCGCGCGAGCCCGCTGTTCTGGCAAGCCATGCGCGGGCAACCCTTGAGTTATGACTTCAAGGGCGGCAAAGCGATTATTCGTATTCGCGACCTGCACAGCTGTTTCAACGTCAACGCGCTGATTGGCCCCGAAGCCGAGCGTGCGCAACGCCAGTTGGTGCATTTGCTGGGTGCCGACATGGCTGCCGAGCGTTTGACCCAGACCCTGGCCGACTGGCTCGACGCCGATCAGCAAACGCGCCTGCAAGGTGCAGAAAGCAATGAGTACCTGCGCCAGTCGCCACCGCGTCTGGCGGCCAATCAACTGATGCGCGACATCAGCGAGTTGAACCTGTTATCGGCCCCCGACGCCGTTCGGGCCTTGCGCTATCCGCAGTTATGCAGCCTGGCCGAAACCTCCGGCTGGCGCCTCAACGCCAATGCGCTGAGCCTGGATATGTTGCCGCTGCTGGATGCGTTGTATGAAGGCGAGGTGTCGCGCTCGTTGCTGACGCGCCTGGTCAGCGCACGACCTGCGGGCGGTTATCGCGACGCCAGCGATCTGCGCCAGGCGCTGGGAGCGCTGGATGACGCGACGTTCGAGCGTTTGAGCGAAGGTCTGCAGCTCAACGGCGACCATTTCCTGTTGCAACTGGACATTGATCTGGATGGCCAGCGGTTTCGCAGCCAGTACCAGGTCGAGGCCCTGGGCGTAGTGAAATGGCACGCCCGGGTGCCCGCACAGGGCATGCTGCTGCGCTCGCGCGAGCCGCTGCCGCTCTAG
- the tatA gene encoding twin-arginine translocase TatA/TatE family subunit, translating into MGGIGIWQLVIVLLIVVMLFGTRRLKGLGSDVGEAIKGFRSSMGSEPNAQPDPAKSSLEADLAHTRSAESKH; encoded by the coding sequence ATGGGTGGTATAGGGATTTGGCAACTGGTCATCGTGCTGTTGATCGTGGTCATGCTGTTTGGCACCCGACGCCTCAAAGGGTTGGGCTCCGATGTAGGCGAGGCCATCAAGGGGTTTCGCTCCTCCATGGGCAGTGAACCCAACGCGCAGCCAGACCCTGCGAAATCCAGCCTCGAGGCGGATCTCGCCCACACCCGATCCGCAGAAAGCAAACACTGA
- the tatB gene encoding Sec-independent protein translocase protein TatB produces the protein MFDIGFSELLLVGLVGLLVLGPERLPIAARNAGLWLGRAKRAMNMLKAQVTQELDNEHLLKDLDQPPLRQLEQQLRDGIRLEVTPPSTPQPESSTPSGQAS, from the coding sequence ATGTTCGATATCGGCTTCAGCGAACTGCTGCTGGTCGGCCTGGTGGGACTGTTGGTACTGGGTCCTGAGCGCCTGCCGATAGCCGCGCGCAACGCTGGCCTGTGGCTGGGCCGGGCGAAGCGTGCGATGAACATGCTCAAGGCCCAGGTGACCCAGGAGCTGGACAACGAACACCTGCTCAAGGACCTCGATCAGCCGCCACTGCGTCAACTGGAACAGCAACTGCGCGACGGTATCCGCCTGGAGGTCACCCCGCCCTCCACGCCGCAGCCAGAGAGCAGCACCCCATCTGGGCAAGCCTCATGA
- the tatC gene encoding twin-arginine translocase subunit TatC encodes MSDLPLPAPRLSVTTHLTRLRSRLLRCALAIVLVFGALFPFAQRLYSFVSQPLREFLPEGASMIATGVTSPFLAPLKLTMMLALFISMPLLLHQVWGLIAPAVYRQERRIAAWLLAVSVLLFYAGMAFAFFLVFPMMFGFFTSVTPDGVEMMTDIALYLDFILALLLAFGLAFEIPVATFLVIWAGVTDVQTLQKSRPYVIVGCFVVGMILTPPDVFSQTMLAVPMWLLFELGLLASRSVSKPRTQESATQAVG; translated from the coding sequence ATGAGCGATCTGCCCTTGCCTGCCCCGCGCCTGTCGGTGACCACTCACCTGACCCGGCTGCGCTCGCGCCTGCTGCGTTGCGCCCTGGCGATTGTCTTGGTGTTTGGCGCACTGTTTCCGTTTGCCCAACGCCTGTACAGCTTCGTCTCCCAGCCGCTGCGTGAGTTTCTGCCCGAAGGCGCCAGCATGATCGCCACCGGAGTGACGTCACCCTTTTTGGCGCCGCTCAAGCTGACGATGATGCTTGCCCTGTTTATCAGCATGCCGTTGTTGCTGCATCAGGTCTGGGGGTTGATCGCGCCGGCGGTGTATCGCCAGGAACGACGGATTGCCGCGTGGTTGCTGGCGGTCAGCGTGCTGTTATTTTACGCCGGCATGGCGTTTGCGTTTTTCCTGGTGTTTCCGATGATGTTCGGCTTCTTTACCAGCGTCACGCCGGACGGCGTGGAGATGATGACCGATATCGCCCTGTACCTGGATTTCATTCTTGCGCTGCTGCTGGCGTTCGGCCTGGCCTTTGAAATCCCGGTCGCCACTTTCCTGGTGATCTGGGCCGGTGTCACTGACGTGCAAACCCTGCAAAAAAGCCGACCGTATGTCATCGTCGGCTGCTTCGTAGTGGGCATGATACTGACGCCACCCGACGTGTTCTCGCAAACCATGCTGGCGGTGCCGATGTGGCTGCTGTTTGAGCTGGGTCTGTTGGCCAGCAGGTCGGTCAGCAAGCCACGTACGCAGGAGTCGGCTACGCAAGCCGTCGGCTGA
- a CDS encoding DNA/RNA non-specific endonuclease, producing the protein MSARKAKIDLLHRPRLADLKPLAPAHSTMTIMEARAAAKKVTSAADLEDRQGYAEGFLGSLVVPWPTVDASIADDVQELIGGGDRLDYTHFSVSMSRSRRLAFYVGVNIEGGLGVDVPRKNDSWSYDGRLPISAQVGEDLYVGNGLDRGHLVRRQDPNWGKEAHLANFDTFHFTNCSPQMGAFNQKTWLELEDYILDHTQRWKARATVFTGPVFADDDRMYRGVKIPSAFWKVVAYLGDDGKPSASAYMIDQTRELGQLELVFGQLRTYQRSVIQIEQLTNIRFGNLADYDGFSNEERATGTRIEALIKGPEDIRL; encoded by the coding sequence ATGTCAGCACGTAAAGCCAAAATCGACCTCTTGCACCGCCCCCGGCTTGCCGATCTCAAACCATTGGCACCGGCCCATTCGACGATGACGATCATGGAGGCCAGAGCGGCGGCAAAAAAAGTCACCTCGGCGGCAGACCTCGAGGACCGGCAAGGCTACGCTGAGGGTTTCCTGGGCAGCTTGGTTGTTCCTTGGCCAACGGTTGATGCGTCAATTGCCGATGACGTACAGGAGTTGATCGGTGGAGGCGACCGTCTGGACTACACGCACTTCTCTGTCAGCATGTCACGCTCTCGGCGACTGGCGTTCTACGTCGGGGTCAATATCGAGGGTGGCCTGGGTGTGGATGTTCCCCGGAAGAACGACAGCTGGTCGTACGATGGACGCCTGCCCATCAGCGCGCAGGTTGGCGAGGATTTATATGTCGGCAATGGCCTGGATCGAGGCCATCTAGTCCGCCGACAAGATCCAAACTGGGGCAAAGAAGCGCATCTCGCCAACTTCGATACGTTCCACTTCACCAATTGCTCACCGCAAATGGGCGCATTCAATCAAAAGACCTGGCTGGAACTGGAAGACTACATTCTTGACCACACGCAAAGGTGGAAAGCGCGAGCGACGGTATTTACCGGTCCGGTGTTTGCAGACGATGATCGTATGTACCGTGGAGTTAAAATCCCAAGCGCCTTTTGGAAAGTTGTCGCCTACCTGGGTGACGACGGCAAGCCATCCGCGAGCGCCTACATGATTGATCAAACTCGTGAACTGGGTCAGTTGGAGCTGGTGTTTGGCCAGCTACGAACCTACCAGCGGAGTGTGATCCAGATTGAACAGTTGACGAACATTCGCTTCGGGAATCTTGCCGATTACGACGGGTTCAGCAACGAAGAACGCGCTACCGGAACGCGGATTGAGGCGCTGATCAAGGGCCCTGAGGACATTCGCCTTTGA